CCAGCAGGCCGATGACCAGGCCGCCCATCGGGCCGACGAAACCGGCCGCCGGGGTGATCGCCACCAGGCCGGCCACGGCACCGGATACGGCGCCCAGCATCGAAGGCTTGCCCTTGAAGATCCATTCGGCGAACAGCCAGGACACGGTGGCGGCGGCGGTGGCCAGCAGCGTGTTCAGGAAGGCCAGCGCGGCCACGTCGCCCGCTTCCAGCGCGGAGCCGGCGTTGAAGCCGAACCAGCCCACCCACAGCAGCGAGGCGCCGATCATCGTCATCACCAGCGAGTGCGGCGCCATCGATTCGCGGCCGTAGCCGACGCGCTTGCCCATCATGTAGGCACCCACCAGGCCGGCAACGGCGGCGTTGATGTGCACCACGGTGCCGCCGGCGAAGTCCAGCGCGCCGTGGCCCCACAGGTAACCGCCCTTGGCCGTTGCCGTCGCCAGCGAGGCGGCATCGGTGATCGTGTCCGGGCCGGTCCAGAACCAGACCATGTGCGCCATCGGCAGGTAGGCGAACGTGAACCAGAGCACGATGAAGGCCAGCACGGCGGCGAATTTCGCGCGCTCGGCAAAGGCGCCGACGATCAGCCCGCAGGTGATCGCGGCAAACGTGCCCTGGAACGCCACGAAGATGAATTCGGGAATGACGACGCCCTTGCTGAAGGTGGCGGCATACGCGAACGTGCCGGCGACCGGGTCATAGATGCCGTTCAGCAGCGCACGGCTGAACCCGCCGAAGAACGCATTGCCTTCAGTGAACGCGATCGAATAGCCGTAGATACACCACAGCACGATGATCAGCGAGAAGATCGTGAAGATCTGCATCAGCACGGACAGCATGTTCTTGGAGCGTACCAGACCGCCGTAGAACAGGGCCAGTCCGGGAATCGACATCATGATGACCAGCAGCGTGGAGACGAACATCCACGAG
Above is a window of Pseudoduganella dura DNA encoding:
- the amt gene encoding ammonium transporter produces the protein MKKMITKWLAGAAMLMAFSAAPAWSQDAATADAPAATAAAPAAAEVAPAAAPAAAAPAAAAAPAAAPTPHKGDTSWMFVSTLLVIMMSIPGLALFYGGLVRSKNMLSVLMQIFTIFSLIIVLWCIYGYSIAFTEGNAFFGGFSRALLNGIYDPVAGTFAYAATFSKGVVIPEFIFVAFQGTFAAITCGLIVGAFAERAKFAAVLAFIVLWFTFAYLPMAHMVWFWTGPDTITDAASLATATAKGGYLWGHGALDFAGGTVVHINAAVAGLVGAYMMGKRVGYGRESMAPHSLVMTMIGASLLWVGWFGFNAGSALEAGDVAALAFLNTLLATAAATVSWLFAEWIFKGKPSMLGAVSGAVAGLVAITPAAGFVGPMGGLVIGLLAGVVCLWGVNGLKRMLGADDSLDVFGVHGVGGILGAVLTGVFAAPSLGGQGVWDYVANKASADYSIGSQVINQLIGVGVTILWSGIVAFIAYKLVDVVIGLRVPEEQEREGLDINSHGETAYHI